GAGAGGCAGCACTTGTCCCGGCGCGAGATGGATCGGATTGGGCGAAACGATGATCTGCTGCACTTCGCTGCCGGAGATGACGTGCACCTCTTTTTGCTGCGCTACGCTGCCTGCCCTGGCTGTAAAGGACAGCTGACCCGACTTGAGTGGCGTCAGCCGGTTGCCCGTAAAGGAGCCAGCATCGGGGCGGTTTACCTCCCATGAGACGGCATAAGGGTCAAGCGCGTAGGGCTGGTAGTGATTGTCATAGGCTTTCGGTGTGAATTCGGCGGTCTGCCCGATCAGCAATTCCGTCGGCCCGTGCAGCACCATTCCGGCCAACTCTCCCGGAGGAGCCGTATTGAAGACAGCCAGCCCGGTCGGCACTCTCCGCTCGGCGCCACCCTTGGGCTGCATGGCGAGGTGAGCCTGTGTCTCGCCGAGCATCCGAACAGACATGGTCGTAGAGCCCCCGCCGTCAAAGTTGACGGCCCTGTAGGAGCCCAGCTCTGCCATGATTTTCGCCAGCTCGTCCAAATACACTCCTTTGGTTCCGTCTACGACGGCCATGAACAAGGTTTTCCCGTCCTGGGTAATCCCGACGGCTGTGCGGGCATTGAGGGACGTGATGGATTTGTCGGCCTGGAACGACGTCAGCGGCCTGCCCTGATCCACCAACAGCACGTTGCCGCCGACGGCATGCGCCCATTCCTGATTGTTCGGAGTCGTCTGATATTCGACGGTGGCCGTAGATCCGACTGGAAAGTTTTGTTTCAAGAAGGCTGCAGCCGTGCCATGCCCCCACAGCACATAGCCATTGTAGGGGATGTAGAAGCCCGGCTGATTGATCCGCACTTCTTTGGCGACATTGTCAACGAATAGAACCTCCACGACATCCTTGTAGCCGGGAATGGTCCCCAGACTGGTCTGCCCGAATGACGGCGTGTACATGTTCAGCTGATTCAGGTGGCTTTTTCGTCCTTCACTGGGGTTGTACTCTTCCTTGTTGACGCCCTGAAGCGGAAAGGATTGACCGGTGGGGGCCGTTACTTTTCCCGTGAAGCCGAACTTGTCAATCAAAGCCGTCTTGTCGCTCGTAATGCCCAGGCTGTACCAATAAGAGATGAGCCCCATCGAGGAGATCAGTTCCTTGTCCTTCATTACGATCCCAAAAGGAGCTCCCCGTTTGGTCATATTGAAGAAGTCCGCATTAATCGCGGCTACTGCCCCGCTTTCCCGGGCCATCTGGGTAATGGTTTGGCGATCTGTCAGCTTCCCTTTCGTACCGTAGATCGGCTTGACCTCCACGTAGGGATTATTCAGATCGATTTTGGTGACCATGACGGTAATTTGTTGATCTGCAAATGACTTTGTATATTTATGTAAGGTGGTGCCTTCCCCAATGGGTGTCTGCCACATCAGCTGCAGTGCACTCGTTTCCGCCCGCGCCTGTGCCACATTGACCGACAGAGGGGCAAACGGAATAAAAGCTCCCCAGGCTACCGCAGCAGCCGTGAGCAGCGATACCATCTTCCGCGCTCTCATGTTGATAACTCCTCTCCCATTCCCACTCTCTGTTTTTTCTTGCTGGCGACTTAATCAATAGTAAGACGCTTGACGCCGCCTTTTGTTGCATTGATTTGGCACATTTCCAGATGGAAAAGTGAACCAATAGTCAATTTACAAAAAAAGAAAAAAAGACTTGCTTTTCAGTTTAATAATGCGTAAAATTGGAAATATCTACAAATTTACCAATTTAAGGAGAGTGTGTTTGGCGTGAAGTTCAAGGTATCCAAAGTACAAGTTCTTTTGGCAACCGCGCTTGCTTTTACCCTCATAGTCCCTCAGACAATGATAGCTGTAGGTACAGGGGAAAATCCAAGCTTCACAAAGGACATCACGAATGGTAAACAGAAAACGGTGAATAATTACATTGAAGAGCAGCGTAAGAAAAATAAAACGACGGACGGAATGACAGGCGGAATTAATATTACTTCAACAGATATCCGTTTTTTAAAACAACTAGACGGTTCAAAGGAAGACAACAAAAAGAGAGGAGAACAAAAGTATAAAGAAGCTATCTATCTCTTAGCCGACTATGCCAAAGAAAATGACCTCAAGGTAAAAATTGATCTTGATGATTTAGGTTTTCAGACTTATGTTAAACGCATGGCAACAAAGTTTGATACCTTTTCGGATGTGCAAATGAAAAAGGTAATCGAGTTTATCAAATTCATGGACTTATATGAGAACTTTAGTCAAAATGAGAAAATTAAAAAGTATAAGAGCGCGATTGAATCTGGGGAAACCTTATCACATGAGGAAGCAATCGATCTTTATAGCTTAATGCCTCTCGAAAACAATTCGACAGAATATAATGAAAGCGATATTATTAACCATGAAAGTGAAGAGGTAACAACTCTTTCAACGTATCCATACAGTAGAACAAAGGCAAAAGATTATGCATACAAATGGTATAACTCCCGCAATCCTGATTATGATTATTATGCTCGTTACAATGGTTGCGACATATACGATCCGGATTGCTGGGACAGATGGAATGACTGTACCAACTTTGTTTCTCAAGCCTTATATGCGGGTGGAATGGTAACGTGGAGAAATTGGTCTGGTGATTACAACTGGTTCTATGACGACTACCGCCCGACACATTCTTGGGGAGGCGCACATAATTTTTACAGACACTGGAGGTATCGTGCTGATCTTGCGCCAAAAGATACTGATTTAGCTGTCGGAGATGCTGTAAATGCTGATTTTAGTGGAGATGGACATATTGACCATACCGCCATTGTAACAGCACATACTTCGGCAGGAAGACCTTTGGTTACTCAACACACCGATGATAAGAAAGACTCCCCTTTATCGAGGTGGTTCGATGCCGGTTACACGGTCTATGGATGGGAGATGGATAATGCCAATTATTTCGAGCCGTAAATCAAGAGAAATTCTTACTTTATGCTGTATAATCCCTACTTTACTGCTGTCTGCTTGCTCTCAACAAAAAGCCGAGACGTTAGAGTTCATTCGAGTCGATAACTTTCCTGTTCCACAAAAAGCGGAAATGAGAAGTCCGGAAGATAAATTTTCTCTTACGATCAAAGAACAATACGATGTTGTATGGGAGAAATACACATCATATCTGGTGAAAGATGGGTGGACAGTTCGTACGGTCGATTCTCCCAAGGTTCTGCATGTGGAAAAAGATGGGCAAGCATATCTCTTGATCATTACAAAAACGAATGACGAGAACGCGACTGCTATATCAATTAAAATTTATGAATAGGAGATTACTTACTGAATAGATCAAAGCTGGGTGGCAATGGGTGCTCTGCCTACTTCACATCTGAATAAATACCGGAGATGTATTAAAATCAAACAAGAGGCGCCATCTTATGCGCCTCTTTTGCCGTTCACGAAGTTCTTTTATCCCTATATCCCGGGACGAAATCTGTCCGGCCGTTCAGGTCTTCTACCAAAATGATAGAGAATCGCCTCTACAATGCGGCGGGAGGCCTCTCCATCTCCATACGGATTGGCAGCCTGGGCCATTTCATTGTATGCTTGCGAATCTTTCAGCAAGTGGTTGGCCATCTGATAGACCTGGTCTTCCTCCGTGCCAGCCAGCTTCAGCGTGCCCGCTGCGATTCCCTCCGGACGCTCGGTCGTGTCTCGCAGCACCAATACCGGTACGCCCAGTGATGGCGCCTCTTCCTGAACACCGCCGGAATCGGTCAGGATCAGATACGCGCGCCGGGCCATATTGTGGAAATCAAGCACGTCCAGCGGTTCGATCAAATGAATGCGGTCATGGCCGCCGAGAACTTCCTGTGCGACCTCCTGTACCGCAGGATTCAGGTGAACCGGATAAACGACCGCAATCTCCGGATGCTCATCGACCAGCCGTCTGACGGCACGGAAAATACGGCGCATCGGTTCGCCCAGGTTTTCCCGGCGATGTGCCGTCATCAGCACCATCTTTTTCCCCTGCACGAGGTCGAGCACCGGGTGACGGTAGTCGTCGCGAACCGTGGTTTTCAATGCATCAATCGCGGTATTGCCCGTGATGTAGATCGCGTTCTCTGCCTTGTTTTCCAGCCGCAGATTGGTCGCGGACCCCTCTGTCGGAGAGAAGTGCAGATCGGCCATCACTCCGGTCAACTGGCGGTTCATCTCCTCCGGGAAGGGCGAATACTTGTCCCACGTGCGAAGACCGGCTTCGACGTGACCGATCGCCACCTGGTTGTAAAAGGCGGCCAGACTGGCGACAAAAGTCGTCGTCGTGTCTCCGTGCACCAGCACCATATCCGGCTTTGTTTCTTTCATCACCTGGTCGAGCTGCTCCAGTGCCCGGGTCGTGATTTGCACCAGGGTTTGGCGGTCCTTCATAATATTCAGGTCAATATCCGGCTGAATTCCAAAGATGTCGAGAACCTGATCCAGCATTTGACGGTGCTGCGCCGTGACGCATACAATCGGTTCGATGTGCTCGGGGTGCTTGTTCAACTCATGGACAAGCGGCGCCATCTTGATCGCTTCCGGACGCGTCCCGAAGACGGTCATCACTTTTAGCTTCTTCATCGGATCCCTCTCCTACTTTGTTCCAAACAGTCGGTCGCCGGCGTCGCCCAAGCCCGGCACGATATAGCCGTGATCGTTCAGGTACTCGTCAATCGCGGCTACGTAGATATCGACGTCAGGATGCTCTTCCTGCACCAGCTTGATGCCTTCCGGCGCGGCGATCAGGCACATCAGCTTCATGCTTTTGGCGCCCCGGTTTTTCAAAGCGGTAATCGCAGCAGCAGCCGATCCTCCGGTGGCCAGCATCGGGTCGATCACGATCAATTCCCGCTCGGCGATATCACTCGGCAGCTTTACGTAGTACTCCACAGGCTGGAGTGTCTCCGGATCGCGGTACAGGCCCACGTGACCGACCTTGGCTGCAGGAATGAGCTGCAAAATGCCGTCCACCATACCGAGTCCTGCGCGAAGAATCGGAATTAACCCTACTTTTTTACCGGCAATGACACGTGACGTACAGGTAGCTACCGGTGTTTCAATAGTCGTCTCCTCCAGAGGCATGTCGCGGGTGATTTCGTAAGCCATCAGCGTGGCTACTTCGTCCACCAGCTCACGGAATTCTTTGGTTCCCGTGTTTTTGTCGCGGATGAATGTTACCTTATGCTGAATCAGCGGATGATCTAACACGTTAACGCGGCTCATGTCCGTTCCTCCGTTTCCACTTGTCAATACATCCTTCTCATAATAGCGGAGGAGCAGGCCAACGTCAATTTGTGCAATCTTCATTCTTTTTTGCTGTTTCGCGGAGGAATTTTCCGTGTTACGCAGCCCTGGTGAGAAGAATCATGTTTCCCTGCTTGGCTCCGGGCTCCGCCCCCATGGATGATTGACTGTCCGCTCCGCAGCGTTTGGCGTGGGTGCGCAAAAGTCGTGTCGCTCCGAAGTGAATCAGAGTTGCGCCCCTGTTTCCCGCCAAACGCCACTCCGCTGAGCGAGGGCTCCACAGTCGCCCGCAGGGAAACATGATTCTTCTGCGAACATACTGCTTCTTCGGGCTTCTGCAATGAATGAAAAGATTGGTCTTAGCTAATGAAGCATCAGTTTTTCTAGCCGTCATCCGAGATACAGCTGAGCCCATTGTTACCGTCTTAAAATGGATGACATCATGATTCATCTTTCTTTTACCTATCATCCTAGCTTTTGCCCGCAAATGGTTGAAAAATTACTGTTCGGGAAGAAGCATGTTTCCCTGCGGTGCGACTGTGGAGCCCTCGCTCAGCGGAGGGAGATTCGCGGGATACAGGAGCGCAACCCTGGGATGACCTCGGAGCGGTGCTGCTTTTGCGTCTCCCCCGCGAAGCTCCCCGGAGCGGACAGTACACGCTCCCCAGGGGGCGGAGCCCGGAGCTAAGCAGGGAAACATGCTTCTTCTCACCACAGCTACATTCCGAGCAAAAGAACTTTGCAAGTCAGATCGATAGGCTCTCAAAAAAAAATGCAGACCTCACATTAATCATGAGGTCTGCATGCAAATATAATCCCAAGACAAATCGTTACACCGTCAATCCTTCATACATCGGGAAGCGCGCACACAGAGCGGCGACACGCTTGCGTGCCTCCTCGTGCTTCGCAGCATCTTCCGGATTTTTCAGGGTGAGCGCGATAATCGCCGCTACTTCCTTCATCGCTTCCCCGTCAAAGCCGCGGCTGGTCACCGCCGGGGTTCCCATGCGCACGCCGCTAGTGACAAACGGGCTTTCCGGATCGTACGGAATGGTGTTTTTGTTGGTCGTGATATTTACTTCGTCCAGCAGGTGCTCGGCCACTTTTCCGGTCAAGCCCAGGTTGCGCACATCCAGCAGAACCAGGTGGTTGTCCGTTCCGCCGGACACGAGCGTGAGACCTTCCGCTTGCAGCGCTTCTGCAAATGCGCGGGCATTGTCAATGATTTGCTGGGCGTATTGCTTGAACGAAGGCTCCAGCGCCTCGCCGAAGGCTACCGCTTTCGCCGCGATTACGTGCATCAGCGGGCCGCCCTGTACGCCAGGGAATACAGACTTGTCGATCGCTTTGGCGAACTCTTCTTTGCACAATATCAGACCGCCGCGAGGACCGCGCAACGTCTTGTGGGTGGTAGAGGTAACGAAGTGCGCATACGGCACCGGATTCGGATGCAGTCCGGCTGCCACCAGTCCGGCGATATGAGCCATATCCACCATGAAGTAGGCACCCACTTCGTCCGCGATTTCACGGAACTTCGCAAAATCGATCGTGCGCGGATAGGCGCTGGCTCCTGCCACGATCAGCTTGGGCTTGTGCTCCAAAGCCTTGGCGCGCACGTCTTCGTAGTTAATGCGGTGGGACTGCTCGTCCACGCCGTACTCCACAAAGTTGTAAAGCGTCCCGGAGAAGTTGACCGGGCTGCCGTGAGTCAAGTGACCGCCGTGGGACAGATTCATTCCCAGCACCGTATCGCCCGGTTGCAGAATGGTGAAGTATACCGCCATGTTCGCTTGGGCCCCGGAATGCGGCTGCACGTTTGCGTGCTCGGCTCCGAACAGCTCCTTGATGCGGTCGCGCGCGATGTTTTCTACGATATCGACATATTCACAACCGCCGTAGTAGCGGCGGCCCGGGTATCCTTCGGCATACTTGTTGGTCAGTACCGTTCCCATCGCTTCCATGACGGCACGGCTGACGAAGTTCTCCGATGCGATCAGTTCGATTTTGTCACGCTGTCTGCCCAATTCCAATTCGATTGCTTCTGCTACTTGAGAATCCTGTTTGCGCAAAAACTCTAGCATGGTTTTTCTCCTCCTGAATCTTTTCTATGATTGGTAAAAAGGAGTCCCCGCAGGGGGAACCGCCTGAACTGCCTTGCCTGACAAACGACTCATGTACAGCTCTGATTGGGCAACGTCCGCTCATACACGGCACGGGAGCCGCCAATCAGCTTGGGACGGGTGCGGGCCGCCGTGACATGGGCTTCCCCAATCATGCGGCGGGTAGGCCGCAGAGGAACGGCAACATGCTTCAGATGCATCCCGATCAAGGTGTCCCCGATGTCAATTCCCGCATGAGCCTGGATGTGTTCCACCACGACCGGATCAGCCATCTTCTCAAAAGCACAGGCTGCCATCGACCCGCCGGCGCTGGGCACCGGCACCACCGACACTTCCTCCAGTCCCCCGCGCTCCATCGTCTGTCTCTCGACCACGAGCGCTCTGTTTAAATGTTCGCAACATTGGAAAGCCAGCGAGAAACCCTGCTGCTCGGCTGCGGAAGAGATCCCGCGGAACAGCGCTTCCGCCACTTCCCGGCTGCCCGCTTTGCCGATATGCTTCCCCGCTACCTCACTGGTGCTGCAACCGATGACGAGCAATTGGCCTGGCCGAAGCTGAGCCATCGCCGCCACCTCGGTCACGACCTCTCTGGCTTGCTGTTCGATCAGAAGCAGGTCCACCTTACTTCACTCCCGCATGTTTTGTTTCGATCCCGGCGATTTTTTCCAGACGGCGTTCATGACGGCCGCCCTGGTATTCCGTCTCCAGCCAAATCTTCACGATGTCCAGTGCCAGACCAGGCCCGATGACGCGCTCACCCATGGCCAGCACATTGGAATTATTGTGCTCGCGGGTAGCCCTTGCGGAGAAGGTATCATGGACCAGCGCACAGCGGATACCCGGGATTTTATTGGCTGCAATGGACATGCCGATGCCCGTTCCGCACACCAAAATCCCCCGGTCGCACTCGCCTGCGGCCACCATTTCTGCGACGGGTTGCGCGTAGTCCGGATAGTCCACGGAGTCTTCGCAGGTGCATCCCACATCGACAACTTCCACATTCATGCTGGCGAGCAGCCCTTTGATTTCCTCTTTCAATTTGTACCCGCCGTGGTCTGAACCAATGGCCACTTTCATCGTTATCCCTCGCTTGTGCATATTCTGTTCTCATTATACCCTAGAAACCCTGCCGTAAAAAGTGAACATTTTCACTACTAAAAGCGGTATTGTTCGTCACCCGCCCTTATTCGCCGGCGGACAGCCGATTCCACAGCCTGTCCAACAGTCCGTCCAGCTCCTGAGCGCAGCGCCGATAGTCATCCACAGAGCCGCCAAACGGATCGGCGATGTCTCCCAGTCCTTCTACTCCGGCGAACTCCATCAGCGTAAATACCTTAGACTGCGCCTCGGGGAAATAACTGTTGAGCAGCGATTTGTGACTGCCCGTCATCGTCAGAATGACGTCCGCCCACTCCACCAGATCGCTGTTTACTCGCGAAGCCTGATGCTGATGCGTGATGCCGTACTCCGCCATCACCTGAACGGCTTGACTGGACGCCGGCTGTCCTTCATAGGCGGCCACTCCGGCCGACCGCACCTCCCAGCCGTTTCCCGCTGCCTGGATCCGCTCCCGCAGCAGCGCTTCCGCCATGGGACTGCGGCAGGTATTTCCCGTGCAAACAAATAAAATCCGCATTCCTGATCCCCCTCCTGAAGATGCAGCCGCTCGGTATCCTTCTTTCACCAGCGGCTTCCATCATTCAAAGGATAAATTTCAATCCAAAGCAAAGCAGTATCAATCCACCTAATACTTCGCTGTAATCCCCCAGCCATCCTCCCATGCTGCGGCCGATCATGAGGCCCACATAGGACATGACGCCGCCGATGAGGCCAAACAGGGAGACGGCCAAATAGCGGTTGATTTCCATCAGGCCAAAAGAGAAGCCGACGGTCAATGCGTCCAGACTGACGCTGAACGCAAACAACAAGAGGCCAAAGCCTTTTGTCTGCAGCACGCTTTTGTCATCATCACCGGCAAACCCGTTCCAGATCATATGTATGCCAATTCCCATCAACACCGTTCCGCCAACAAAGACGGCGATATCTCCTATCATGTCGGACAAGTAACCCCCGACAGCGATTCCCAGCAAGGGCATCGCGATATGGAACAGACCGATGGTCACACTCACCTTTACGATTTCCCTCAATCGGATGCCGACCATTCCCACCCCTACTCCGAGAGAGAAGGCATCCATGCTAAGTGCAAAAGCGATGATCAGCAGGGTCAAAAATTGGCCCCAGTGAAATAAGGCAAGGTCCACGTCGCTCCCCTCCTGTCTTCACATTTATGCGGACAAGAGGGCGATTAGACATGCTACACAGACAAAATTCGGCCGCCCGACGCTTTTTCCAGGCGGTTCATCACGGCCATGCCAATCCCGCTGCGCGGAAACGTAGGGCCGACGATAAATTGCACATGGTCTTCATCAAATTGGCGCAGGACGCCGTACAATTGCTGGGCCACCTGGCCGAGCTCCGCTCCCGAACCGACCGACAACACGACATCAGCCTCGGGCTGCCGCTCCCAGTAGGAAAGCGATTCCTCGGTAGCGATCACGCCGGTCTTGCGGCCTTGCCGCTTGGCTTCCGCGAGCATGATCCGCATCTGTTCTTTCACCTGGGAGTCCTCCCCCTGGATCAGCCACATTTCACCTTCGGGCGCATAGTGGGCGTACTTCATGCCAGGAGAGCGGGGCGTTTCCGCAGCGTCAACCAGAAAAGCCGGGTCCAGCCGCACTTCTCCGACCACCGCTTCCAACTGCTCCCGGGTGATTCCGCCCGGCCTGCAAATCAAGGGAGGATCCACGGTCACATCCAACACGGTCGATTCCACTCCGACACCGGTAGCGCCGCCGTCAATCACACCGGCGATCCTGCCGGACAGATCGGTCAGGACGTGCTGGGCCGTAGTCGGGCTCGGCCTGCCCGAACGGTTGGCACTAGGGGCCGCCACGGGCACCCCCGCCTGTTTGATCAGGGCCAGTGCGATCGGGTGATCCGGCATTCGCACCCCGACCGTATCCAAGCCTGCCGTAACCAGCGATGCCACCTTGTCTGTTTTGGGCAGAATGAGCGTCAGCGGTCCCGGCCAAAAGGCCTCTATCAACGGGGTTGCCTTTTCCGGCAGGGAGGCGACGATCTCACGCAACTGTTCTTTTTCCGCGATGTGGACAATAAGAGGATTATCACTCGGCCTTCCTTTTGCAATGAATATTTTTCCCACAGCCTCGTCAGACAATGCATTGGCGCCCAGTCCGTAGACCGTTTCCGTGGGAAAGGCAACCGTTTCCCCGTCACGCAAAAAACGGGCGGCATCCACAATCTGTGTACAGCTTTGCAGATTTTCCACATTTTTATCCACAATCCATTCCTTCGTATCCCATTCCCAATCCATCTGCAAAATTCCTTTCTACTGCGCATCTTGCAACATTTTGTGCCTTTAGTATAGTGTCGCGGGGAAAAGTTTTCAACAGCCTGTGGGTAACTTGTGAATAACTTTGCATTCTGTCTCGCAGGCGAAGCCTCGTGGCGCTTGTCCCACCCCCCGTAAGAAAACCTCTATCGAGGTCGATTCAAGGGGACCGCAATTTAGCGGTTGGTTATTCTTGCTGTATCAGGAAGAAGCTCTGGAAGCTACAGTAAAAAAAGCCCGTTCCAAAGGAACAGGCTAGAGAGGGGGCATCTTTAAAAGAGGGCGGCGAGCTTCTCCCAGAGGTAAAAACGGACCTCTACTTGGGGCTGCTCCGGAGCTGTATCCACATCCGTAACGGCAACGGCATCGGTTGTAGACGTCGCAGTCTCCACTCCGGCAGAATGGCCGTCTTGCTGTTCACTCACGCGGCTCCAACTCCTGTCCAAGCGGGACAGACGCCACTCCTGGTAGGCGGCACGCTCATCCCAAGCAGGCCGGTGCACGGATACGTCTGTATCATTTTTAGCATCCTCGGCATCGTCACCATTCTCGGTGTCCACAGCATACTCGGCATCCTCGGCAAAAACCGTTTGCTCACTTCGAGCCGGTCCCGCGTCTCTGCGCTTTTCTTGAGCAGAGGCGACGGCATCGCCGTTGGACATGTCGATAAAACAGAGCGGCGGAAACAGCACACACCACCAGTTTTGTCCCTGTGCCTCGCCGATCCGGACACGCAGTGCCTCGTATTCACCAGCCGGGTACACATAGGAACCGTACAGCTTAGTCGGAAAGGGCACACGGCCCAAATCCACTTCAGCCTGATAGGAAAAGCCGCGCTCGCGGATCGTGTTGTCCACAAGCGTCTGGAGTTCCGGCAATTTCGCTGCCACGACCGTTTTGGCTTCTTCATAGGATTCGATATCTTTTACCCACACATTTATCTGATCGACGATGGCATCGCGGACTTCCCGCTTCAGCCATTGATCCTGCACCCGATCGCTGTTCGCGATAATACGCAGTCGAATGGATTCTTGAGGGATCGGCCCGTTATCGAGCACATTGGCCGAGGTAAGCTGTCCCTCCCAGCTCATCATCAACGTCGCCATGCTAAACGCAACCAACAAGAATCGTTTCATAGATACCCTTCTCCCTCTCATAACTGATATCGCCGTTCTCGTTTTCTAGTCTCTCTCTTTAGAAATCAGTATGGACGGAGAAGATTCGGAATATACCTGTGGTTTTCAAAATTCCAGGTGAGTGGCCTTGGTGGAGAAGAAGCAGGGAAACATGCATCTTCTCACCACAGCCCAGCATCAAAGAAAAAAAGCAGCCCCCAATGAGCTGCCTTGAAACCATTAAGCCTATCATCACCTTTTTTTGATGCCAATCACGACCCGCTCAATCCCGGCCAAATCCGGCACGATTTCCGTCCGGTCGATGACGCCGCTGGCCATCAGCAGCCCGGCGACATCTTTGGCCTGATAGATCCCCACCTCAAAGGCGACCAGCGCCGTCTCCTTCAACAGCTGCGGCAAAGCCTGGCAGAGGCGGCGATAGCAATCCAGACCGTCCGCGCCGCCGTCCAGAGCCAGTCGGGGCTCGTATGCCTTTACCTCGTCATCCAGCTCATCCACATCCCGGCTGGGGATGTAGGGAGGGTTGGATACGAGAATATCCAGCTTCTCTCCCCGATCCAGCAGAGGCTGCACCAGATCGCCTTGCAAAAAACGGACCTCGGCCTTCAGCCTTTCTGCATTCTCTCGGGCAATCACCGTCGCATCGGGGGACAGATCTACGGTGCTGATTTGCCAATGCGGCCTTTCGCAGGCAAGCGTGATGCAGATCGCTCCGCTGCCCGTGCCGATGTCCGCCACCTGCAGGGACGCGTCGCTCGGCCATAGCTCGTCTGCCCGAATCAGCACCTGCTCGACGAGAATCTCCGTCTCCGGTCGCGGGATCAGCACGCCGGGGCGCACGTGAAAGGGGCGGCCATAAAACTCTTGCGTTCCAAACATATACTGGAGGGGTTCTCTCCCCCTGCGCCTCTCGCACAGCTCCGCCAGCTCGTCCCGCACATCGGCCGGGATCGTCTCGCTCATGGAGATGAGCAGCTTCGTCCGGTCCCATCCCAGGCAGTGCCGCAGCATCAGCTCCGCCTCAAAAGCCGGGTCTGCCGCTCCACACTCCCGCAAAAAGGAAGAAGCCCGCAAAAGGGCTTCCCGTATCGTCACGACATCGGACCAATCAGGCTGTGTGCGCATGGCTGTTTAGCAGCTCCGTCTGTTCATGCATCATCAGATTTTCGATCACTTCGTCGATTTCGCCTTCCAGGATCGACTCCAGACGATGCAGCGTGAGGCCAATGCGGTGATCGGTCACACGGCTTTGCGGGAAATTATAGGTGCGAATCCGCTCGCTCCGGTCACCAGTACCCACGAGGCTCTTCCGCGTCGCGTCCTGTTCGGCCATCTGCTGTTGCATGTGATAGTCGAGCAGGCGGGCACGCAGTACGCGCAGCGCTTTATCCTTGTTGGAGTGCTGCGATTTTTCATCCTGACAGGAGACGACGATCCCCGTCGGAATATGGGTTACCCGCACGGCGGATTTGGTCGTATTCACGCTCTGTCCGCCCGCACCGCTGGAACAGAATGTATCGATGCGAATGTCTTTTTCATTGATTTCCACTTCCACATCCTCCGCCTCGGGCAGAACCAGTACAGTCGAAGTGGAGGTATGGATGCGCCCGCCGGATTCGGTAGCCGGAATCCGTTGCACGCGGTGGGCGCCGCTCTCGTATTTCAGCTTGCTGTAAGCGCCGCGGCCGCTGACGGAAAAGATAATTTCCTTGTAGCCGCCGATGTCGGTCGCATGTGCTTCCAG
This sequence is a window from Brevibacillus composti. Protein-coding genes within it:
- a CDS encoding manganese efflux pump MntP; translated protein: MDLALFHWGQFLTLLIIAFALSMDAFSLGVGVGMVGIRLREIVKVSVTIGLFHIAMPLLGIAVGGYLSDMIGDIAVFVGGTVLMGIGIHMIWNGFAGDDDKSVLQTKGFGLLLFAFSVSLDALTVGFSFGLMEINRYLAVSLFGLIGGVMSYVGLMIGRSMGGWLGDYSEVLGGLILLCFGLKFIL
- a CDS encoding L-threonylcarbamoyladenylate synthase, with the translated sequence MDWEWDTKEWIVDKNVENLQSCTQIVDAARFLRDGETVAFPTETVYGLGANALSDEAVGKIFIAKGRPSDNPLIVHIAEKEQLREIVASLPEKATPLIEAFWPGPLTLILPKTDKVASLVTAGLDTVGVRMPDHPIALALIKQAGVPVAAPSANRSGRPSPTTAQHVLTDLSGRIAGVIDGGATGVGVESTVLDVTVDPPLICRPGGITREQLEAVVGEVRLDPAFLVDAAETPRSPGMKYAHYAPEGEMWLIQGEDSQVKEQMRIMLAEAKRQGRKTGVIATEESLSYWERQPEADVVLSVGSGAELGQVAQQLYGVLRQFDEDHVQFIVGPTFPRSGIGMAVMNRLEKASGGRILSV
- the spoIIR gene encoding stage II sporulation protein R → MKRFLLVAFSMATLMMSWEGQLTSANVLDNGPIPQESIRLRIIANSDRVQDQWLKREVRDAIVDQINVWVKDIESYEEAKTVVAAKLPELQTLVDNTIRERGFSYQAEVDLGRVPFPTKLYGSYVYPAGEYEALRVRIGEAQGQNWWCVLFPPLCFIDMSNGDAVASAQEKRRDAGPARSEQTVFAEDAEYAVDTENGDDAEDAKNDTDVSVHRPAWDERAAYQEWRLSRLDRSWSRVSEQQDGHSAGVETATSTTDAVAVTDVDTAPEQPQVEVRFYLWEKLAALF
- the prmC gene encoding peptide chain release factor N(5)-glutamine methyltransferase, with product MRTQPDWSDVVTIREALLRASSFLRECGAADPAFEAELMLRHCLGWDRTKLLISMSETIPADVRDELAELCERRRGREPLQYMFGTQEFYGRPFHVRPGVLIPRPETEILVEQVLIRADELWPSDASLQVADIGTGSGAICITLACERPHWQISTVDLSPDATVIARENAERLKAEVRFLQGDLVQPLLDRGEKLDILVSNPPYIPSRDVDELDDEVKAYEPRLALDGGADGLDCYRRLCQALPQLLKETALVAFEVGIYQAKDVAGLLMASGVIDRTEIVPDLAGIERVVIGIKKR
- the prfA gene encoding peptide chain release factor 1; translation: MFERLSAVEERYEEVTNLLCDPDVISDTKRLRELSKEQSSLEETVAVYREYKSVVAQYEDAKAMQEEKLDDEMREMVKMEIADLSKRKEQLENRLKILLLPKDPNDEKNVIMEIRGAAGGDEAALFASDLFRMYTRYAERHGFKVEVLEAHATDIGGYKEIIFSVSGRGAYSKLKYESGAHRVQRIPATESGGRIHTSTSTVLVLPEAEDVEVEINEKDIRIDTFCSSGAGGQSVNTTKSAVRVTHIPTGIVVSCQDEKSQHSNKDKALRVLRARLLDYHMQQQMAEQDATRKSLVGTGDRSERIRTYNFPQSRVTDHRIGLTLHRLESILEGEIDEVIENLMMHEQTELLNSHAHTA